The Pecten maximus chromosome 12, xPecMax1.1, whole genome shotgun sequence genome includes a region encoding these proteins:
- the LOC117339575 gene encoding LOW QUALITY PROTEIN: fumarylacetoacetate hydrolase domain-containing protein 2-like (The sequence of the model RefSeq protein was modified relative to this genomic sequence to represent the inferred CDS: deleted 1 base in 1 codon): MICRGVRAGVKVLNRCYCTKNTPAMRLLQFMRGDKSSVGVETAPGGDIVDLSQVKPPLPTDMRSFIEGGQASIQAAKSAVDSGQYKVPRSEVKVIAPIYNPDKVLCIGMNYKDHCEEQGAPVPEVPVIFNKFPSCIIGPTDDLHFPEETQKLDWEVELTIVIGKEAKRVPESEGMDYIYGYTVAHDVSARDWQLEAGCNGGQWVIGKAMDDFCPLGPVIVTKEAIKDPHNLALRCLVNGVVKQDSNTNQLVHRSAAMVSFISRFMTLKPGDLILTGTPPGVGVFRKPPEFLKRGDVVECEIEGIGSVINKVV; this comes from the exons ATGATCTGTAGAGGTGTGAGGGCTGGGGTCAAAGTCTTGAATCGTTGTTACTGCACCAAAAATACTCCAGCGATGAGGTTGTTACAATTTATGCGTGGTGACAAATCCTCCGTTGGGGTGGAGACCGCTCCTGGTGGCGACATTGTCGACCTGTCACAGGTAAAACCACCCTTGCCTACCGACATGAGAAGCTTTATTGAAGGCGGACAAGCGAGCATTCAGGCAGCCAAAAG TGCTGTAGACAGTGGTCAGTACAAAGTGccaaggtcagaggtcaaggtcattgccCCGATCTACAACCCCGACAAAGTGTTATGTATCGGGATGAATTATAAAGATCATTGTGAGGAGCAGGGTGCACCAGTACCTGAGGTGCCAGTCATCTTCAACAAATTCCCGAGTTGTATCATCGGTCCAACAGACGACTTACAC TTCCCTGAGgagacacag AAACTAGATTGGGAGGTTGAACTGACCATTGTCATCGGAAAGGAGGCAAAGAGAGTTCCT GAGTCTGAAGGCATGGACTACATATATGGATATACAGTGGCTCACGATGTCAGCGCTCGGGACTGGCAGCTAGAGGCAGGATGCAATGGTGGTCAGTGGGTTATCGGGAAGGCAATGGATGACTTTTGTCCCCTCGGACCAGTCATTGTGACAAAAGAGGCCATCAAAG ATCCTCACAACCTGGCCCTGAGATGTTTGGTCAATGGTGTGGTCAAACAGGATAGTAATACAAACCAGCTTGTCCATAGATCTGCTGCAATGGTGTCCTTTATTTCAAG GTTCATGACCTTAAAACCAGGAGACCTCATCCTGACTGGGACGCCCCCTGGTGTTGGAGTATTTAGAAAGCCACCAGAATTTCTTAAG